DNA sequence from the Bacillota bacterium genome:
CGAGCCGCGCCAGGTCGCCCAGCTCCACCACGAGCAAGTGGGCGTCGGCGGCCGCTTCCTGAAAGGCGCGCCAGGTGGCGTCATAGTCCGTGCGCCAGCCGAAGGGCCAGCCGGGATCAAAAGCGAGCGTACCGGTGCCGACGTCGCCGTAGGGGATGACGCCTCGTTCGTCCGCCGCCAGCAGCGCTCCGAGGCGGCGGTGCTCATGGATGCCGCCCGAGAAGGTGTCGGCGTTGCCGATGGCCGCCGTTCCCAGGCCCGCCTCGGCCAGGACCCGGCCGACCGTCGTCGAGGGAACTGCCGCCCAGACCTGCGCCGCGCCGAGAAAGAGCGCGGCGCCGCCGGCGGGCTCCCCGCGCAAGGTTGCATAGAGGGTGCGCACGGCCGTCAGGCCGTAGCTTTCGTACGCCGCCAGCGTCAGGCCGGCCAGCGCGGGCGCTCGCACCCGTTCGCCGGCGGCCAGCGTAAGGTAGGCCGAGGGGGCTGTGTGGGGTCCACCCGCGCGGCTGCTCATCAGCCCGACGGCGCCGCGGCCGGCGGCGCGCCGCACATTGGCCCAGGCCGGATCGGCCAACTCGGCCGGTGAGAGCGCGTCAACCAGGAGCACGACGACTTGGCGCGGCGGCGCCGCGCGCACTTCCGCGCCAGAAAAGAGAAATGCTGCCAGGAACAGCAGCAGCGCTGCTCCCGGCAGCACTTCTCCGAGTGGCTTTCCCGTGTTTCTCCGTGTCTCGGCCGTTGTTTTAGCGGGCGTAGAACTCCACGACCAGCGTCTCTTCAACCTTGACCGGGATCTCCTCACGCGCCGGCACGCGCAGCAACGTGCCCGTGAAATTCTCGGGGTCCACCTGCACGTACGGCACAATCGGCGCGCCCAATTCCTGGGCCCGCCGCACCATCGGAATGTTGCGCGCTTTCTCGACCAGCGAGATGACTTGGCCCGGCTTCACCAGGTACGACGGGATGTCGACTTTCTTGCCGTCGACCCGTACGTGGCCGTGGACCACCAGCTGGCGAGCGCCCGGCCGCGTCGGGGCGAACCCCATGCGGTACACCAGGTTGTCCAGCCGCGTCTCCAGCATCTGGAGGGCGATCTCGCCCGTGCGGCCGCGATGCCGGGCCGCCTTCTTGAACGTGTTGCGGAGATACGTCTCCGACACGCCGTAGATCGCCTTCAGCTTCTGCTTCTCCAACAGCTGGCGTCCGTATTCGGAAGGCCGCCTCCTAGGCGCCCTGCCGTGCTGGCCCGGCGGATAAGGACGCTTCAGTGCCGGGCACTTGGGGGAACCGCAAATCGGTTCGCCGAGACGCCGGCAAATGCGATGCTTCGGTCCCGTGTTCCTCGCCATACGAAACGTTCATCCTCCAACGTTGTGCTCGCCAGCAGCCTTGGCTACGTAAGGAGGTGTACCTTAAATAAGATATACTCTTGGTCGGGGAGTATCAAGAGCTTTTTTCGGCGGGAGGTGCCGCGATGCCGCGCAAGTTCTACTTGGGCGACGTCGTGCAAATGCGCAAACCGCACCCGTGCGGCAGCGACCGCTGGGAAGTGCTGCGCACCGGCATGGACTTTCGCATCAAGTGCCTGGGCTGTGCCCGGGTCGTCATGCTGCCGCGCAGCAAGTTCGAGAAACAGGTCAAGGCCATCGTCAGCCGCATCTTCGACGAGCAGACCGGCGAGCCGGCGTAGCGGCGGCTTCCGCCCAGCGCTTGCCCGCCGCTTGGCAGCGGTGCTATAATACGGGGGCGGTTATCCCTGCTCCGGACGCTGGGATCCGGGGCCTAGGCCGCAGCCTGCGGCCTGAGTTCACAGGGAGGAGGTGAAGCCGCGTGCGACCGTACGAAGCGATGGTCGTCCTTCGGCCTGACTTGGATCAGGATGCCCTGCAAGCGGTGCAAACCCGCCTGCTCAACGTCATCACCGACCAGGGCGGCCAGATTACCCACGTGGACCCCTGGGGCAAGCGCCGCCTCGCTTACGAGATCCAAGGGTTCAGCGAAGGCTATTACGTCGTGATCAAGTTCCAGGCTAAGCCCGGCGTGACCGCCGAGTTGGAGCGCGTCATGCGCATCACCGATGCGGTGATCCGCTTCCTGGTGGTCCGCGACGAGTTCCCGACCGCGCCGCCTCAGTCCGGTGCAGAGACGGAGCCGGCCAAGGCGGATGCGGCGGCGGGCGCAGGGGCTGAGAGCGCCGAAGCGGGCGCTTCGGAGTCCGGCGCGGCTGGTGAGGCTGGTGCTGCCGTTGCTGCAGAAGCGGCTGCGGAGCCGGCCGGCGCCGAAGCGGCCGGGGCGGAGCAGGCCGAGCCGGCGGCTGAGCGGCAGAATTAACCGGCGATGGCGGAGGGGGTCTGGCGTTGCTGAACCGAGTGATCCTGATCGGGCGTTTGGCGGTAGACCCCGAGCTGCGCTACACGCAGCAGGGCGTGCCGGTGACCAACTTCCGCATCGCTGTCGATCGGCCGTTCACCAACCAGCAGGGCGAGCGGGAAGTGGACTTCTTCCCGGTCGTGACGTGGCGCAAGCTGGCGGAAGTGTGCGCGCACAACCTGACCAAGGGGCGGTTGGTGGCGGTCGAAGGCCGGCTGCAGTCCCGGTCCTACCAGGGGCAGGACGGCACGACGCGCTGGGTGACGGAAATCGTCGCCGACAACGTGCGTTTTCTGGATTGGCCCAAGGACAATCCGCCGGGCCCGTCCGAGCCGGCTTCGCCGTTCGGCGACCCGTACATGGACGATTTCTCGGAAGACGACGTTCCGTTCTGAGGCAGCCGCGGGCGCCGCGCGCCTGCGGCGGCTGCTTTTGGTCCGAATGGAGGGATGACTATGCGGCGGGAGCGCAAGCGCAGGAAGAAGGTTTGCGCCTTCTGCGTGGACAAGATCGACCGCATCGACTACAAGGAAACCGGCCGGTTGCGCCGGTTCCTGACGGAACGGGCGAAGATTTTGCCGCGCCGCATTACCGGCAACTGCGCCCGTCACCAGCGCCAGCTGACCGTGGCCATCAAGCGGGCGCGGCAAGTGGCGCTGCTTCCGTATACCACGGACTGACGAGCCGCCTGTGCCGGCGCAGGCGGCTGCGCCGTAGAAAGCCGTAAAAAAGCGGGCATTGCAGAAGGGTGGACTTCCAGGTCCACCCTTCTCGTCTAGGAGCTGTGCGGGCAGGACCTGGGCACGCCGGCGACGAAAACGCTCCACACGGACGGAGGTGGTCGGCCGGTGAACGCCGCCCGGGGAGCACCCGCAGACGTCGCCCGCAACCTGCAAGCCATCGATCGCCTGAAGGCGGACGCCGCCCGGAGCGTGGCCGCGCTCCTGGAAGGCATGTACCGCAACGACGGCGGTCAGATCGAAGACGCCCTGGCCACGATGGTCATCAGCGCTTTTGCCCTCAGCAAGCGACTCGGCATTTCCTACGCCGGCCTAGACGATGCAATTCGGCGGCGGCTGCAAGCGATGATCGAGCAATCCCATGAAGCGGAACAGTGGTTCGGCGATTGTTCCGAGCTGCTCCGGTACATGCAGCAAGGAACGGGGTGAGGCAAGTGGATGAACGGCGGCCCTCTATCGGCGGGGCCGGGGCCGACGGTCGTTTCGTCCTCGCGTCGGCGACGGTGCTCATGGCGCTGGCCGGCGCGTTTTTTCTGGTGCCCCTGCTGGTGTTGGCGGCCGTACCACTGGCTGTCCTCGTCTACCGCAACGGCTACCGCGCTGGCACCGTGACGGCCATCGTGACGCTGGTGGTCGTCGCCCTGGCGCAGCAGCCGCTGCTGGCGGGGTTGCCTGCCACGATTTCCGACGCCGCCTTGCAGGCGTACGCGCTGGCCACGATGATCTCGCTGGTGACGATGGGCCTCATCGGTATGGTAATCGGCGGGGCGTGGCGGGAAGGCGCTTCGTGGACGGAGGCGTTTTGGCTGGGTGCGGCGGCCGCGTTGATCCCCTTCACGCTGGTGTGGGCGGGCGCGCGACTGCTCTACGACGTAGACCTGGTGACGGCCGCCTTTCAGCGCTGGGCGGAAATGGTGCGCGGCCTGGTGGCGGAAGCGGCGCGCCTCGGCCTGACGCCCGCCGAGGTGGACATGCTGGAGGAAGCCGTGGCGCAGACGGAAGCCGGCTTTGCGCTGGTCCGGCCACTGGTTCCCGGTTTCGCCGCCGTGGGCGCTATCGTCGCCTCGTTCATCGACACCAGTCTGGCGGGCTGGATGCTGGCGCGGTTGGGCCATCCGGTTCCGGCCATGCCGCCGTTCGCTGGCTGGCGTTTCCCCCGGCCGCTGGCCGTCGTGTGGGTGGCGGCCGAAGCGGCGCTGCTGCTGCAGAGCGCCGGCCGGCTCGCGGGCCTGCCGGCGGTGGAGAACGCCCTCATGGTGCTAAGCATGCTGTTCGCGCTGCAAGGTGCGGCGGTGGCCTGGCACTGGCTCCGCGGCCGCCGCATCGCGGCGGCGCTGAAAGTCGTGCTGCTGGTGGCCGTGTACTGGCGGTTCCCCTATGTGTTGATCTGGACGGGCGTGCTGGACGCGTTCTTGGATTTCCGCCGGCTGACCGCAGGCGGGGGTGCGGGCGGTGCCCCCGCGCCGTGAGCCCGCGAGGAGGTGGCGACGGTGAAGGTTATTCTCGTCAAGGACGTCAAAAACGTGGGTCGGCAGAACGAAGTGGTCGACGTAGCCGAAGGATACGCACGCAATTTTCTCATTCCCCGGGGCCTGGCGGTGGAGGCCACCCCTGCCAATTTGAAGCAGCATGAGGAACGACTGCGCCGGGAGGCGGCCAAGAAAGCCCGCGAAGAGGCGGAAGCCCGCGAAACGGCTGCCCGCCTGGCGCAAAAGCCCCTCGTGATCAAGGTGAAAGCGGGCGAAAGCGGGCGCCTGTTCGGCTCGGTGACCAGCGGCGACATCGCGGAGGCGGTGGAAAAACAATTCGGCGTCAAACTGGACAAGCGGCGCATCGAGCTGGACGAACCGCTGAAGACCGTGGGCGCCTACAAAGTGGCGGTGCGCCTGCATCCAGGCGTGCAGGCGGAGCTGCAAGTTCACTTGCAGGCCGAATAGACCGGCCGGCCGAGCCCGCCGCGCCGGGCCGTGCGGAGGGAGGGGCGGCCGTGCTCGCGGCGCCGGGGTCCACAACCGTCGTCGGCATCATCGGCCGGCCCGTAGCGCACTCGCTGTCGCCGCTGATGCACAACCGCGCCTTTCAGCACCTGGGCATGAACTGGGTGTACGTGCCGTTCGAGGTGCGGGAACAGGATTTGCCGGCAGCGGTGGCGGGCTTGCGCGCGCTTTCCGTCAAAGGGGTCAACGTAACTATCCCGCACAAGACGGCTGTTATTCCGCTCCTGGACGAGCTGACGCCGGCGGCGGCAGCGGCCGGTGCGGTCAACACCATCATCCGCGAGGCCGGGCGCCTGATCGGCGACAACACGGACGGGTCGGGCTTCGTGCGCTCACTGGCGGAGGAAGCGGGCTTTGACCCCAAGGGCACGCGCGTCGTGGTGCTGGGCGCCGGCGGCGCCGCCCGGGCGGTGGCCGCCGCACTGGCGGGCGCAGGCTGCGCGCACGTGGCCGTCGCCAACCGGACGGTGGACAAAGCCTGGGCGGTGGCGGAGGTCGCCGCGCGCTGCGGCGCGCAGGCCGCGGCGCTGCCCCTGGAGCGGCGCGCGCTGGAAGAGGCCTTGGCCGGCGCGCAGCTGCTCGTGCAGGCAACGCCCGTGGGCATGGCGGGCGACCAATCGCTGCCGCTTGATCCCGATTTGCTGCAGCCGCCGCTGCTGGTGGCGGACCTCGTCTACACGCCTCTCTGGACGCCGCTGCTGCGGGCCGCCCGGGCGCGCGGCTGCGCGGTGCTGCCGGGATGGGGCATGCTGCTGTACCAAGGCGCCGAGGCCTTTGAACGCTGGACCGGGGTGCGGGCGCCGGTGGCGGTGATGCGGGAGGCGCTGCTGGGCGCGCTGCGGGTGAAGACGGGCGAAGAGCCGCGCGCTGAGGAATAAAGCGGCCGCGGCGGCTGCGCGCATACGATGGTAGCAGCGCGCGAAATGGGAGTGATGACGATGGGCAAGTTGCGGGTCGCGGTCGTCTTCGGCGGCCGCTCCGGAGAGCACGAAGTGTCGCTGATGTCGGCGGAAAGCGTGATGAACGCCATTGACCGGAGCAAGTACGAAGTGGTGCCCATCGGCATCACCAAAGACGGGCGCTGGATCATCGGCGGCGATCCGCTGCGGGCGTTGCGCGAAGGCGAGGTGGACGCCGCCGAGCGATGGCCGGCGGCGCTACCGGAACTGGCGGACGTTTTCTTCCCCGTGTTGCACGGGCCCTACGGCGAAGACGGCACCATCCAAGGCTTGTTCGACATGGCCGGGGTGCCCTACGTGGGCTCGGGCGTGGCGGCTTCGGCCGTCGGGATGGACAAAGCGTTCATGAAGATGGCGTTCCGGCAGGCCGGCCTGCCGGTGATGGACTACCTCGTCATCACCGAGGCCGCCTGGGCGGCTCGGGAAGCCGAGCTGCGGGAGCGCATCGAGCAGGAGCTAGGCTACCCGTGTTTCGTCAAGCCCGCCAACTTGGGCTCCAGCGTCGGCGTCAACCGGGTCGACGAGCCCGAGGCGCTGGATGCAGCGGTGGCGGAAGCGTTCCGATACGACCGCAAGATTCTCGTGGAGCGAGCCGCGCTCGGCTGCCGCGAGGTGGAAGTGAGCGTCCTGGGCAACGATGAGCCGGAGGCGTCCATCCCCGGCGAAATCGTGCCCAGCCGCGAGTTTTACGACTACACGGCCAAGTATCTCGACGACGCGTCGCAGCTGATCATCCCGGCCCGCATCGGCCGGGAAACGGAGGAAACGGTGCGCCGCATGGCCGTGGCCGCTTTTCAGGCCGTGGATGCGGCGGGCCTGGCGCGAGTCGACTTTTTCGTGCACAAGGAGACCGAACAGGTCTGGGTGAATGAAATCAACACCATGCCCGGCTTTACGCGCATCAGCATGTATCCCAAGCTGTGGGAGGCCGCCGGCCTGCCGTATCCGGAACTGATCGATCGCCTGATTCAGCTGGGCTTGGAGCGGCACCAGCGGCGCGTGCGGCGGGAACAGGCGGCCGCGAAGGGACCGCTTTCCGGGAGGTAGGTAGGGGCGCATGCCCGCGGAGGAAATTCGCCTGGCGCAAAGCCCCGAGGGGGCGCAGTGGCCTCTCGCGGTGCCGCGCTCTCTCTTCACCGTCTATCAGCCGGTCGTCGGCGGCATGGCGGTGCTGACCTGGCTGAATTTGTACGAAATGAGCGGACGAGCCGTCGGCGACCCTCTGGGAGAAGTGGCGCGCCGCCTGAACGTGTCCAAAGCGGCCATCGAAGACGCGATGGCGGAGCTGGAGCAGGCGGGGCTGGCGCAGCGCGTCGCCGGGCAAATCGTGCTCCACTGGCCGCCGGAGCGGCCGCTTGCGGCGGCGCAAGAAGTCGCGGCCGCAGCCGCCGGGGCGGGCCGCGCCGCCGCGCCGGCAACCGAGGCACGAACGCCGGACATTCATGCGCCGGGTGCCGTGGCGCCCGCCGTTCGCCCATCGAGCCCGCAAGAGGAGCCGCGGCGGGAAGTGGACGAGGCCGGGCTGCGGGCGGTGGTCGCGTTTTATCACCAGCGCATCGGCATGCTGGGGCCGTCCCAGTTTGAGACGCTGCGCTTCTGGATTGAAGAGATGGGCATGTCGTCGGACGTGGTCGCCCTGGCCATCGAAGAGACGGTACAAAACGCCAAGACGCCCACGATTCACTACTTGGAAGGGGTGCTCCGCAACTGGTACAACCAGGGCGTGCGCACCGTCACCGACTTGCAGAAGAGCAAGCAGGCGCGGGCGTCCGCGCTGAAGCCGTCCGCTGAAGCAGCCGACGCCTCCCCGTACGAAGCCATCGACCGCGAGGCCGTGCGGCGCTGGAAGGAGTTGTATGCCGATGAGTATGACGGCTGAGGAGCTCCGCCGGCATCCGGGACTGGCCGATGTCGACGCGGAGCGGCGCGTCATCGGCATCTTGCTGAAGCATCCTCACACCGTCGACACGGTCATGCACCGGCTGTCGCCGGATCACTTTTTT
Encoded proteins:
- the rpsR gene encoding 30S ribosomal protein S18; this translates as MRRERKRRKKVCAFCVDKIDRIDYKETGRLRRFLTERAKILPRRITGNCARHQRQLTVAIKRARQVALLPYTTD
- a CDS encoding shikimate dehydrogenase; the encoded protein is MLAAPGSTTVVGIIGRPVAHSLSPLMHNRAFQHLGMNWVYVPFEVREQDLPAAVAGLRALSVKGVNVTIPHKTAVIPLLDELTPAAAAAGAVNTIIREAGRLIGDNTDGSGFVRSLAEEAGFDPKGTRVVVLGAGGAARAVAAALAGAGCAHVAVANRTVDKAWAVAEVAARCGAQAAALPLERRALEEALAGAQLLVQATPVGMAGDQSLPLDPDLLQPPLLVADLVYTPLWTPLLRAARARGCAVLPGWGMLLYQGAEAFERWTGVRAPVAVMREALLGALRVKTGEEPRAEE
- a CDS encoding 50S ribosomal protein L9, which codes for MKVILVKDVKNVGRQNEVVDVAEGYARNFLIPRGLAVEATPANLKQHEERLRREAAKKAREEAEARETAARLAQKPLVIKVKAGESGRLFGSVTSGDIAEAVEKQFGVKLDKRRIELDEPLKTVGAYKVAVRLHPGVQAELQVHLQAE
- a CDS encoding single-stranded DNA-binding protein; amino-acid sequence: MLNRVILIGRLAVDPELRYTQQGVPVTNFRIAVDRPFTNQQGEREVDFFPVVTWRKLAEVCAHNLTKGRLVAVEGRLQSRSYQGQDGTTRWVTEIVADNVRFLDWPKDNPPGPSEPASPFGDPYMDDFSEDDVPF
- a CDS encoding DUF951 domain-containing protein — protein: MPRKFYLGDVVQMRKPHPCGSDRWEVLRTGMDFRIKCLGCARVVMLPRSKFEKQVKAIVSRIFDEQTGEPA
- a CDS encoding 30S ribosomal protein S4, coding for MARNTGPKHRICRRLGEPICGSPKCPALKRPYPPGQHGRAPRRRPSEYGRQLLEKQKLKAIYGVSETYLRNTFKKAARHRGRTGEIALQMLETRLDNLVYRMGFAPTRPGARQLVVHGHVRVDGKKVDIPSYLVKPGQVISLVEKARNIPMVRRAQELGAPIVPYVQVDPENFTGTLLRVPAREEIPVKVEETLVVEFYAR
- a CDS encoding D-alanine--D-alanine ligase A; amino-acid sequence: MTMGKLRVAVVFGGRSGEHEVSLMSAESVMNAIDRSKYEVVPIGITKDGRWIIGGDPLRALREGEVDAAERWPAALPELADVFFPVLHGPYGEDGTIQGLFDMAGVPYVGSGVAASAVGMDKAFMKMAFRQAGLPVMDYLVITEAAWAAREAELRERIEQELGYPCFVKPANLGSSVGVNRVDEPEALDAAVAEAFRYDRKILVERAALGCREVEVSVLGNDEPEASIPGEIVPSREFYDYTAKYLDDASQLIIPARIGRETEETVRRMAVAAFQAVDAAGLARVDFFVHKETEQVWVNEINTMPGFTRISMYPKLWEAAGLPYPELIDRLIQLGLERHQRRVRREQAAAKGPLSGR